In Gordonia iterans, the following proteins share a genomic window:
- a CDS encoding alpha/beta hydrolase family protein produces the protein MAAVRRLLVVLIAALTGLALIAGCSETVDGQAAPEPIPASEAPEQFAEVIASSNVDAKRYVYPVADGESDHSQNWVDLFMPKETGDDGSVPLVILIHGGSWRSEIGADVFVTFAQRLAQRGLAVYNIEYRRLGSGGGYPQTFSDVAAAVDFVPEVARANPAINTADAVVVGHSAGGQLAMWAGTRHKLNDDEVGAKPKYRPTAVVSLAGPLDMRTAVRMGDDRIVAALGGTPDEVPERYESVDPIQNIDPAIPITAMAGDKDHVVPAVVSRNYVDAVNKDGGDGTFILLPDTDHGSIVNPSAPTFSRVLETISRAAHNHADR, from the coding sequence ATGGCGGCCGTGCGCAGACTCCTCGTCGTTCTCATCGCCGCGCTGACCGGTCTCGCGCTCATCGCGGGCTGTTCGGAGACCGTCGACGGTCAGGCGGCCCCGGAACCCATCCCGGCCAGTGAGGCGCCGGAGCAGTTCGCCGAGGTGATCGCGTCGTCGAACGTCGACGCGAAGAGGTACGTGTATCCGGTCGCCGACGGCGAGAGCGACCACTCACAGAACTGGGTCGACCTGTTCATGCCGAAAGAGACCGGCGACGACGGCTCGGTCCCGCTGGTGATCCTGATCCACGGCGGTTCGTGGCGGTCGGAGATCGGTGCTGACGTGTTCGTGACCTTCGCGCAGCGGCTCGCTCAGCGCGGGCTGGCCGTCTACAACATCGAGTACCGGCGGCTGGGTTCGGGCGGCGGGTATCCGCAGACGTTCTCCGATGTGGCCGCGGCGGTCGACTTCGTTCCGGAGGTCGCACGCGCGAATCCGGCGATCAATACCGCAGATGCTGTGGTCGTGGGACATTCCGCCGGCGGCCAGCTCGCGATGTGGGCCGGAACCAGACACAAGCTGAACGACGACGAGGTGGGCGCCAAACCCAAGTACCGGCCGACCGCGGTCGTCTCCCTCGCCGGCCCGCTCGACATGCGGACCGCCGTGCGGATGGGCGACGACCGCATCGTCGCCGCTCTCGGCGGCACGCCCGACGAGGTACCGGAGAGGTACGAGTCCGTGGATCCGATCCAGAACATCGATCCGGCGATCCCGATCACCGCGATGGCCGGCGACAAGGACCACGTGGTGCCCGCGGTGGTCTCCAGGAACTACGTCGACGCGGTGAACAAGGACGGCGGCGACGGCACGTTCATCCTGCTCCCGGACACCGACCACGGCTCCATCGTGAATCCCTCCGCCCCGACGTTCTCCCGCGTCCTGGAGACGATCAGTCGAGCCGCGCACAACCACGCCGATCGTTGA
- a CDS encoding ABC transporter substrate-binding protein: MKQSRRWAATGAAVILAVSAVTGCSSSNDEPTPPDQSLRQALPANIRDAGTLTVGTSGPYAPLVFEQSGELTGFDVEVVRAVAERLGLNAEFTQAPFADLLPGVADGSFDSAARGMFATLQRQQTVDQVTYYSAGTQWLGRAGADLDPNDACGKRIGAAEGTVQFTVELPAKSAACTDTGSEAIEIIGFDDFDQAVDALAKDPDQGGIDGISADSPVVQYAAKTSDGKFDTAGAPFDTEPYAIAVKKDSALGPVVQKAVQQLIDDGELRKIAEKWGLEAGLIETSLLNGALI; this comes from the coding sequence GTGAAGCAGTCCCGACGTTGGGCGGCTACGGGTGCCGCAGTGATTCTCGCGGTGAGCGCGGTGACCGGCTGCTCGTCGTCGAACGATGAGCCGACCCCGCCCGACCAGTCCCTGCGGCAGGCGCTGCCCGCGAACATCCGCGACGCCGGCACCCTCACCGTCGGGACCAGCGGCCCGTACGCGCCGCTGGTGTTCGAGCAGAGCGGCGAGCTGACCGGGTTCGACGTCGAGGTGGTCCGCGCGGTCGCCGAAAGGCTCGGCCTGAACGCCGAGTTCACACAGGCGCCGTTCGCCGATCTGCTGCCCGGCGTGGCCGACGGCTCGTTCGACTCCGCCGCCCGCGGCATGTTCGCGACGCTGCAGCGGCAGCAGACGGTCGACCAGGTGACCTACTACAGCGCGGGTACGCAGTGGCTGGGCAGGGCCGGCGCCGACCTCGACCCGAACGACGCCTGCGGCAAGCGGATCGGCGCCGCTGAGGGAACCGTGCAGTTCACCGTCGAGCTGCCGGCCAAGAGCGCCGCGTGCACCGACACGGGTAGCGAGGCCATCGAGATCATCGGGTTCGACGACTTCGACCAGGCCGTCGACGCGCTGGCGAAGGATCCTGACCAGGGTGGGATCGACGGGATCTCCGCGGACTCACCTGTCGTGCAGTACGCGGCCAAGACCTCCGACGGGAAGTTCGATACGGCAGGCGCCCCGTTCGACACCGAGCCGTATGCCATTGCGGTCAAGAAGGATTCGGCGCTCGGCCCCGTCGTGCAGAAGGCCGTGCAGCAGTTGATCGACGACGGCGAACTCCGCAAGATCGCTGAGAAGTGGGGCTTGGAGGCAGGACTCATCGAAACGTCACTGCTCAACGGAGCTCTGATCTGA
- a CDS encoding NPCBM/NEW2 domain-containing protein: MKKTFVALAAVLSLFATAACGTSNDDVAAPTESVAASADSDAQPDSAEHDHDQDHAEHADSSATDSRNAADTVPLYEALSGTEAAGATGRKVEVTVGGKKQEATGIWVGCDGDPATATYDLDGAYTALTGKLALADHTPVGVHVQVEIRVDGKTVASERLVPGTSPQSVDVDVTGATSLVVSAEAVQGQCSTASAPYGTFLDAELTES; encoded by the coding sequence GTGAAGAAGACGTTCGTTGCCCTCGCCGCTGTTCTGTCCCTGTTCGCCACCGCCGCGTGCGGCACGTCGAACGACGACGTCGCCGCTCCGACTGAGAGCGTCGCCGCATCCGCCGACTCCGACGCGCAACCGGACTCCGCCGAGCACGACCACGACCAGGACCATGCCGAGCACGCGGATTCGAGCGCGACCGACTCCCGGAACGCTGCGGACACGGTCCCCCTGTACGAGGCGCTGAGCGGCACCGAGGCCGCCGGCGCGACGGGCCGGAAAGTGGAGGTGACCGTGGGCGGCAAGAAGCAGGAGGCCACCGGGATCTGGGTGGGCTGCGACGGCGATCCGGCGACCGCCACCTACGACCTCGACGGTGCCTACACCGCCCTCACCGGCAAGCTCGCGCTGGCCGATCACACGCCGGTCGGCGTCCACGTGCAGGTGGAGATCCGGGTGGACGGCAAGACCGTCGCCAGCGAACGCCTGGTCCCCGGGACGTCACCGCAGTCGGTCGACGTCGACGTGACCGGCGCGACGTCGTTGGTCGTCAGCGCAGAAGCCGTCCAGGGCCAGTGCAGCACCGCCTCCGCCCCCTACGGCACCTTCCTCGACGCAGAACTCACCGAGAGTTAG